The region GCCTGATATCCTTTATCAAGCCACAACTGTAGTTTTTCAGTTTCTCTTTCAAGCAGATTCACTTTTGCAAATCCAACCAAATCAAATCCGAGCAGTTTTGCTTTTTCTATTACTATTTGATTAGTTAATTGCGGCATAAGGTTTAATAAATTGCTCAGTTAAGTACTTGATGTTTTAGAAATTTCATATTGTCATTCTGAACTTATTTGCAGAATCTTATCATTTTAATTTTCAGCGTAAATCAGGAAAGACTGCACCAAGAATTCTAAAGAATCTCTTTCAACTGATTGATTTTAATACTATTGAAAATCCTTAAATACTTTATCCTGTACTATTCCCTTTTCAGAATGTTTTACAGTTGCAATTGCAAATTCAGGATCGTGACAAAAATATAGCATCCAGTTTTCATCAGCAGCTAACTTAAGATATTTTTTCTTTTCCTCAACTGTTACTAATGGCTGAATGTCATATCCCATTATATACGGGATTCTGATTTGCGAAACGAATGGAATTAAATCACAGCAATAAAGAAGTGTATTAGATGAATCAGATATTTTTATTATTTGCTGACTAATTGTATGACCGTTAATAACTTTAAACGAAATATCATCATCAAACTCTTGTTCACCATCAATAAAAGTCAGAACTCCCGCATTAGCTAAAGGTTCAAAATTTTCTTTGATATAACTTCCTTTATCCCTGTCGGATGGATTCATACCCCATTCAAAATTTTTCCTTTGAACAAAATATTTAGCATTTGGAAAAGAAGGGATAATTTTACCGTCTTCAATTTTTGTTGAGCCACCGGTATGATCAAAATGCAGATGGGTTAAAATTACATCAGTAATATCAAGGGGGCTTATACTGTTTAATTCGAGAGACTTTTCAAGACTGAGTTCAGGATCAATACGATAGATATTTTTTGATTTGTCATCCCACTTATTTCCCATACCAGTATCAATCAGGATTTTCTTATCCTTGCTGATAAGCAAAAGATTTCTTGTAGCAAGAGTAACTCTGTTTTGTTCATCGGCAAGATTTGATTTTTCCCAAAGCGGTTTAGGTATTATTCCAAACATCGCACCGCCATCTAAACCGATCTTACCAGAAACAATTGTTTTAAGTTTATATTTGCCAATTTGCATAGAATAATACCTGAAGAAATTTAGAGTAAATTTAAATAAGATTTTAGAAAGGTCGTAATGAAATGAAATAAAAATAAAGGGTGGATTTCCCACCCTAAAATTTATCTTCCTATACTGTCAAGATATTCTTTTCTCTTCAATAATGTATCAACATCTTCAACATGCTTTGGATCAGGGATACAACAATCAACTGGACAAACAGCAGCACACTGCGGCTCATCGTGAAATCCTTTACACTCGGTACATTTATCCGGAACAATATAAAAGAAATCGGTTGAATAAAAACCAGTCGCACCTGAAGGAGCAGCATCATCTTTGCTGTAATGTACACCAGCTAATTCCCAATCAACTCCGCCTTCATAAATTGCAGTATTTGGGCATTCTGGTTCGCAAGCGCCACAATTGATACATTCTTCAGTTATCATTATTGCCATAAATTTTCTCCTTAATTTATTAACAGAACTTGAATACTAATATAATTTCTAAATCTATATGCTATTTATAAAAACTTAAGCTCTTCTTCAAGGCAAAATTTAAAAAACAAGCATAATTTCAAAGATTTACCAACTTCCGCTAGCGCCGCCTCCACCAAAAGAACCACCGCCGCCGCTAAATCCGCCGCCCCCACTCCAACCCGAACTACCACCCCAGCTTCTGCTTCCACTTGACCATCCGCTTGATCCTGATCCGGTACGATAAATCCCTCCGGGTGACATCGGTCCAGAATTACGAGCAATTAAAAAGATTACAATTAAAAAAATGATTACAAACATAATTGGAAATTCATCACCTGATCCGTTATTAGAATCATCAGCATGATATTCTCCGCCAATAGCCTTAATAATAGCATCAATTCCATTTGAAATGCCGAGATAGAAATTTCCGCTTTTAAATTCTGGAGTGATTTCATTTCTTATAATTGAACTTGCTATCGCATCCGGAATAGCTCCTTCAAGTCCATATCCAACTTCAATCCGCAATTTTTTATCATCTTTGGCAATTAAAAGCAAAACCCCATTATTATTTTTTTCTGTTCCAATTTTGTTGTTTGTTGCAGTTTCTTCCGAAAGCATTTCTATCGGATAGCCCTCAAGTGAAGAGATAACTAAGACAACTATTTGAGTAGAAGTAGTGTCCTGATAAGCTCTTAATCTATTGTTAAGATCATTCAGTTCAGTTTCACTTAGAGTACCGGTAAAGTCATTAGCCCACATTTTAAGTTTCGGTATCTCAGGCTGGGCAAAAACAAAAACAGTACAAAAAGCAAACAGAAAAATGAAGTATTTCATTTTAGAATTCTACTTTGGGTGGTGTGTCAGCACCTTGAATCGCTTTAAAGTACTGTTTCTCACCAAAGCCAAAAATCCCTGCTAACATAGATGCAGGAAACCTTTTAATTGTAGTATTGTACTGCTGAACTACTTCATTAAATTTCTTACGCTCAACAGAAATTCTATTTTCAGTTCCTTCTAATTGTGCCTGAAGCTGTAAAAAGTTTTCATTTGCTTTAAGTTGAGGATAATTTTCAACTGTAACCAATAATCTTGATAAAGCTCCGCTCAATTCGCCCTGCAAAGATTGAAATTTTGCAAAAGCCTGCGGATCATTTAATACTTCCGGAGTTATATTAAACTGGCTAACTTTTGCGCGGGCTTCAGTAACCTGGGTCAATACTTCTTTTTCAAAATCAGCATAACCCTTTACTGTGTTCACGAGATTTGGGATCAAGTCTGCCCTTCTTTGATATTGGTTTTCTACCTGCGACCACTGCTGCATAACAGCTTGATCTTGTGAAACCATATTGTTATAGGTACTCATTCCCCAAAAGAACAGCATTGCGAGTGCTAAAAGAATTACTCCTCCAATTGCACAGCCGATCATCATCCCTTTATTTTTCATTGGACCTCCTTCTTTCAATTTATTTGGAGTTAACAATATAGATTATGTTAATTTGTAGTTAAAAAATAATACTTAATTTAATACAAATGTACAGTTAAAAACATTATTTTTATCAGGGTTTGCTGCCATAAAAATCAAATTGTAAGCGTTCAAGTGCATTATTAATAATTGTAAGATTCTTCTCTTTTGCGAATTTTTCAGCATTTTCTATATTACCAGTGTAAAACCGAAGCCACAAAAAATTTCCTGTGATAATTCCATCAAATATTCTGTCTTCAACAAAAGAGTTGATTGTCAGATAACCAAACAGAACATTCCATCCAAGAGAAATTAGACCATTTAAATATTCTCCGGTGTAAAACTGACCAAATCCGGGAATAACGTATGAGCTATATTTTGCAAAGCTTTCATTGTAAGAATCATTAACTACTGATCTACAAATAACAGCTAAAGCAGAATCCAGATTTTCTTCTGAAAATATTTCTGCAGCTCTTTCCCATTCGTTTGAAAAAATATAATTCCACCCTAACCAATATTTTATTTCTTTCGTTTTGTTAAAGTATTTTGGGCTGGCGAGCAGTGAGTTTAGTATTTTTTCAGATTGTTGTGTGGTTCTGCGTAAAGTATTTGTTCTTGCAGATAGTATTTTTGCATTAAATAATTGTTCGTCATTTTTTGAATTAATCTCAGAGAGTATAAAATATTTTAATGCTTCATTATACTTAGCACCGGCTTTATATGATAATCCTATTAACATATTAGCATCAAATTCATAAAGCTTTTGTTCATCAAAAAACAAGAGTCTTTTGGATTCAGTTATCGCATCAAAATATTTTTCCTGTTCAAATAAACTTCTTGCATAATTATATTGTTCTTCCAAAGAATTCTGTGCCAGACACGGGCAGACTAATAACATCACAACTAATATTATTTTCTTAATTGCAAAAATCATATTCGGGAATAAAAAACTTTTCTTCTTCAATAAAAGAATAAATATCATTTATAAAATCAAAATTAATTTTCGCATTGAATATCTGTGCTGAAGCTACTGAGCCATATATATTGCCTGCATAAAATCCTGCACCAGCTAAAGTAAAAATCCATGCGCGGATTGGATGATTATTGTTAAAATTCGTGTAAGCCAAATATGAAAATAATCCAGTAAGTAAAAATGAAGTGATTCCATCGCTGTAGTTTTCTGTATAAATTTTTCCCAAACCAGGGATTAACGTTGAATAAACTCCAGCCAGAATTTCACTTTTATAAGCAGGTTTTGTTTTACGTAAATAAAAGTTTTGAACAATAGATTTTTCCTGAACATCAAAAGGTTCTAAAAATATTTTTTCAGCAGGCATTAATTCATTGTTTAGTAAATATGAAAGATTAACAATTTTTTTCACACTGTTTGAAAAATTGGATTTTAAATAGAATAATTCATTTGCTTTTGAATTTAGTTCAGAAAATAATTTCAGTTTAAATAATGATTTCAACTCTTCAATCCTGCTTAATTGATAAAACCGTGAAGTTTCTGGTAGTTTGTTGAAATATCTTATTGCATTAGTCTGATCATCAATAGCAGAAAAAGCTATAGCAATTTTAAACCGGACAGTGTCTTCATCAGAAAATTTCAAATACTTTTCATATTCATCAATAGCTCTTAAATAATCATGATCACAAAACAGATAATCGGCAAAAAGCTTGATGTTTTCTGGCGAATTAAAATTTATATTCTGAGACAGGGCAGTTATTGAAATGATTATCTGGATTAAAAGAACTTTCATCTGGTTTCTTTAACCTGTGTTCCGGCGGGAATTATCTTAATAAGCTCTTTATCAAGGGTGTACAAATCAACCGGATCATAAAAATGATGCCTGCCATAAAACGGATAATGCTCTGCTCTTTCAAAAATGTTTGTATCTCTTGAAAACCGATCAAAGAACATCAATGTACCCTGAAAAATATTTGTTTGTTTAACTGCTGCAAAAAGAAAAGCAGAACAAGTTGGATAAAAAGGACAATTATCCCCATCAACATCTGAAATGAAAAATCTATATGCGTTGATTACAGGCTTCAAAACAAGATCACTAAAAGAGTTAATTGAAAAATCAAATTGTTTTGCGTTTGTTTCGGCTGATATTTTATAATCCGGGTCAGATTTTTCCCATCTAACCCAATCGGTTTGAGAATGTGCAGTAACAAAAAGCAGCAATACCAGAAGTAATAGTTTATTTTTATTTATTATCAAGCAAGGCTCTTGCAATTACAACCTTTTGAATTTCAGAAGTTCCCTCATAAATTTCAGTTATCTTTGCATCCCGCAAATATCTTTCAACCAAATATTCGCGAACATATCCATAACCGCCGTGTATCTGAATTGCATCAAGTGCATTTTGTACAGCTACCTTTGATGCATAAAGTTTAGCCATTGCAGCTTCTTTATAATAAGGTTTGCCGGCATCCTTTGCTGCGGCTGCTTTTAATGTAAGCAGTTTGGCAGCATCAACTCGAACTGCCATATCAGAGAGCATAAACTGAATAGCCTGAAAATTTGAGATTGTCTGCCCAAATGCTTTTCTTTCTTTAGAATATTTTACTGCTGCATCAAGCGATGCTTCTGCAATACCGACAGCTTGTGATGCGATTCCGATTCTGCCGCCATTTAATGTATTCATCGCAAAGTTAAAACCTTTTCCTTCTTCCC is a window of Ignavibacterium sp. DNA encoding:
- a CDS encoding MBL fold metallo-hydrolase, which translates into the protein MQIGKYKLKTIVSGKIGLDGGAMFGIIPKPLWEKSNLADEQNRVTLATRNLLLISKDKKILIDTGMGNKWDDKSKNIYRIDPELSLEKSLELNSISPLDITDVILTHLHFDHTGGSTKIEDGKIIPSFPNAKYFVQRKNFEWGMNPSDRDKGSYIKENFEPLANAGVLTFIDGEQEFDDDISFKVINGHTISQQIIKISDSSNTLLYCCDLIPFVSQIRIPYIMGYDIQPLVTVEEKKKYLKLAADENWMLYFCHDPEFAIATVKHSEKGIVQDKVFKDFQ
- a CDS encoding 4Fe-4S dicluster domain-containing protein, producing the protein MAIMITEECINCGACEPECPNTAIYEGGVDWELAGVHYSKDDAAPSGATGFYSTDFFYIVPDKCTECKGFHDEPQCAAVCPVDCCIPDPKHVEDVDTLLKRKEYLDSIGR
- a CDS encoding TPM domain-containing protein translates to MKYFIFLFAFCTVFVFAQPEIPKLKMWANDFTGTLSETELNDLNNRLRAYQDTTSTQIVVLVISSLEGYPIEMLSEETATNNKIGTEKNNNGVLLLIAKDDKKLRIEVGYGLEGAIPDAIASSIIRNEITPEFKSGNFYLGISNGIDAIIKAIGGEYHADDSNNGSGDEFPIMFVIIFLIVIFLIARNSGPMSPGGIYRTGSGSSGWSSGSRSWGGSSGWSGGGGFSGGGGSFGGGGASGSW
- a CDS encoding LemA family protein; this encodes MKNKGMMIGCAIGGVILLALAMLFFWGMSTYNNMVSQDQAVMQQWSQVENQYQRRADLIPNLVNTVKGYADFEKEVLTQVTEARAKVSQFNITPEVLNDPQAFAKFQSLQGELSGALSRLLVTVENYPQLKANENFLQLQAQLEGTENRISVERKKFNEVVQQYNTTIKRFPASMLAGIFGFGEKQYFKAIQGADTPPKVEF
- the yidD gene encoding membrane protein insertion efficiency factor YidD — its product is MIINKNKLLLLVLLLFVTAHSQTDWVRWEKSDPDYKISAETNAKQFDFSINSFSDLVLKPVINAYRFFISDVDGDNCPFYPTCSAFLFAAVKQTNIFQGTLMFFDRFSRDTNIFERAEHYPFYGRHHFYDPVDLYTLDKELIKIIPAGTQVKETR